The proteins below are encoded in one region of Pelotomaculum schinkii:
- a CDS encoding TolC family protein: MRRPFILLVILALLAGLFPASVWADESETARTELTLQAAVDKALSINKGLRQAKNDLERSAEVRDYLADRVDYVPSSSSASSGAIKSYLNLTSAEISRSMAKRSLTVEEDKVLMSVYQAYNSILQAQEKVKVDELSLQNKQWLRYVASASLRVGTIDPVAMAKAETEYTSAKTTLEADNKALDDAYQKLNQLVGVSAKERPVLVDIPEIVPMDVKDLEAEVNRKVTGSPSVWLSEQQVDLAKLTKKLYDFTNTSNSEPYKAKEIDVEQKEISANDTKDQVAKLVRTIYYSATQLEEQYAGAKEAVRLAEENQRVTQVKYDVGMATKSDLLSAELELAQANQKLVDISAQHQILVLAFEKPWSYS; the protein is encoded by the coding sequence ATGCGGCGTCCGTTCATACTACTGGTAATCCTGGCGTTGCTCGCCGGTCTGTTCCCAGCCTCAGTCTGGGCCGACGAATCTGAAACTGCCCGGACGGAACTTACGTTACAGGCGGCGGTGGATAAAGCGCTGAGTATCAACAAGGGACTCAGGCAAGCGAAAAACGACTTGGAACGTTCAGCGGAAGTTAGAGATTATCTTGCTGACAGGGTTGACTATGTGCCAAGCTCGTCCTCAGCTTCTTCCGGCGCAATAAAGTCCTATCTTAACCTGACCTCAGCGGAAATATCCCGCAGTATGGCCAAGCGGTCTTTAACCGTCGAGGAAGATAAGGTGTTAATGTCCGTATACCAGGCCTATAACAGTATCCTGCAAGCCCAGGAAAAGGTGAAGGTGGACGAATTAAGTTTACAGAACAAACAATGGTTGAGGTATGTCGCTTCAGCCAGCCTAAGGGTGGGGACTATCGATCCTGTTGCCATGGCCAAGGCTGAGACTGAATACACCTCGGCCAAGACCACCCTGGAGGCGGATAACAAGGCCCTGGATGACGCCTACCAAAAATTAAACCAGCTGGTGGGGGTGTCAGCGAAGGAACGACCGGTGCTGGTGGATATCCCTGAAATTGTTCCGATGGACGTAAAAGACCTGGAAGCCGAGGTGAACAGGAAAGTAACCGGAAGTCCGTCCGTCTGGTTAAGCGAACAACAGGTTGACCTGGCCAAGCTAACCAAGAAACTGTATGATTTTACCAATACCAGTAACAGCGAACCCTATAAAGCAAAAGAAATCGATGTTGAGCAGAAAGAAATCAGCGCCAACGATACCAAGGACCAGGTGGCAAAATTGGTGCGCACCATCTACTATTCCGCAACCCAATTGGAGGAACAATATGCCGGAGCGAAGGAAGCGGTACGCCTGGCCGAAGAAAACCAGCGCGTGACTCAAGTAAAATATGACGTCGGTATGGCCACCAAAAGCGACCTTTTGAGCGCCGAGCTGGAACTCGCCCAGGCCAATCAAAAGCTGGTGGATATCAGCGCCCAGCACCAGATTTTAGTTTTGGCATTTGAGAAACCCTGGTCATATAGTTAA
- a CDS encoding stalk domain-containing protein — MKKFIIGLLIGVILASAGMAAGEEKPVKIVLNGKEVQPDTPPQIIDDRTFVPLRFVAESLGINVSWDADNWTVVMTTPENMPPYSLVSYQKINDEYGYVILGEVENGSNKTYSEGKVKAEVLDAGGNVIEKLTATLPPGITPGETAYFKMRSDSDKRNLVSSVKFSFSAKGEIDITPAEVSFSEVRFSRDPDIYNDFTYVTGEIERSDDDLKRKYNHPLVQVALFDKDGKLVNFGERDVDDFEQRKYGEFKITLEKGPDYASYKLKCFSD, encoded by the coding sequence ATGAAAAAGTTTATTATCGGGCTGCTCATTGGGGTAATACTCGCTTCAGCGGGTATGGCGGCAGGGGAGGAAAAACCGGTGAAAATTGTTCTCAACGGTAAGGAAGTTCAACCGGATACACCGCCTCAGATTATCGACGACCGTACCTTTGTGCCGTTGCGGTTTGTGGCTGAGTCGCTGGGGATTAATGTCAGTTGGGATGCTGATAACTGGACGGTAGTGATGACTACACCCGAGAATATGCCTCCTTACAGCCTGGTCTCATATCAGAAAATTAACGATGAGTATGGTTATGTGATCCTGGGGGAGGTTGAAAATGGGTCCAATAAAACTTACAGCGAAGGCAAGGTCAAGGCTGAAGTACTGGATGCCGGTGGCAACGTCATTGAAAAGCTGACCGCTACCTTGCCGCCTGGGATAACCCCCGGAGAAACCGCTTATTTCAAGATGCGGTCTGACTCGGATAAAAGAAACCTGGTCAGTTCAGTAAAATTCAGCTTTTCAGCAAAAGGCGAAATAGATATAACTCCTGCCGAAGTGAGTTTTAGTGAAGTAAGGTTCTCCAGAGATCCCGATATTTACAATGACTTTACCTATGTAACAGGGGAAATCGAAAGGTCTGACGATGATCTTAAAAGAAAATACAATCACCCGCTGGTGCAGGTGGCTTTGTTTGACAAAGATGGTAAATTAGTCAACTTTGGCGAAAGAGACGTGGATGATTTTGAACAGCGAAAGTACGGGGAGTTTAAGATAACTTTGGAAAAAGGACCTGACTATGCGTCCTATAAATTAAAGTGTTTTTCTGACTAG
- a CDS encoding MarR family winged helix-turn-helix transcriptional regulator, whose amino-acid sequence MEDSSIERYYSRLEAVFMEMVRRLHVELADQMISGITGSQFFVLKTIQGPGRLTVSEVAEKLGVSLSAITALVNRLVKAGLVVRSRDEQDRRLVWLEATARGKEILANCIEARRKVSNKYFGQLTVEDMEKLVEIYEKVLTAMRAEEKKKKP is encoded by the coding sequence ATGGAAGATTCAAGCATAGAAAGATATTACTCTCGCCTTGAGGCAGTCTTTATGGAGATGGTCCGCAGGCTGCACGTTGAACTGGCCGATCAGATGATTTCGGGTATTACTGGCAGCCAGTTTTTCGTTTTAAAAACAATTCAGGGTCCAGGTCGCCTGACCGTTTCTGAGGTAGCGGAGAAACTTGGCGTGTCCCTCAGCGCCATTACCGCCCTGGTAAACCGCCTGGTTAAAGCAGGGCTGGTGGTGCGTTCCCGCGATGAACAGGACCGCAGGCTGGTCTGGCTGGAAGCAACAGCCAGGGGCAAGGAGATCCTGGCCAATTGTATAGAAGCCAGGAGAAAAGTTTCGAACAAGTATTTTGGCCAGCTGACCGTGGAGGATATGGAAAAGCTGGTGGAAATCTACGAAAAAGTCTTAACCGCGATGCGCGCGGAAGAAAAAAAGAAAAAACCTTGA
- a CDS encoding WecB/TagA/CpsF family glycosyltransferase — MKTTLLGAPIDTLTMEESVEKVAGFIKSGQPHRVLTLNPEFLYRAQFDPELMEFARRAALVTPDGIGIVWACRMAGRRVVERVTGIDLMLSLVHRAANEGWRVYLLGAAPGVSEEAAGRLCQGYPGLQVAGTHQGYFSDEEAAGVAEIVRQTRPQLIFVALGAPKQEQWIDRYLEQTGASVAVGVGGSFDVIAGKVRRAPRWLQRLHLEWLARLLREPSRWRRQLILPRFVWMVIKKYRL; from the coding sequence ATGAAAACGACTCTCCTTGGGGCGCCAATAGATACGCTCACCATGGAAGAAAGCGTCGAGAAGGTAGCCGGCTTCATAAAGAGCGGCCAACCGCACCGGGTATTGACGCTTAACCCTGAATTTTTATACCGGGCCCAGTTTGATCCTGAGCTGATGGAGTTTGCCAGGCGGGCTGCTCTGGTCACGCCTGACGGAATAGGTATAGTATGGGCCTGCCGGATGGCAGGTCGCCGGGTGGTTGAACGGGTCACCGGTATAGACCTGATGCTCTCTTTAGTTCACCGGGCCGCTAATGAAGGCTGGCGGGTTTACCTGTTGGGCGCGGCGCCCGGTGTGTCCGAAGAGGCTGCAGGCAGGCTGTGTCAAGGCTACCCGGGCTTGCAGGTGGCAGGTACCCACCAGGGTTATTTCAGCGATGAAGAGGCCGCCGGCGTGGCCGAAATAGTACGGCAAACCCGGCCCCAGTTGATCTTTGTGGCGCTGGGCGCGCCGAAACAGGAACAGTGGATTGATCGTTATCTGGAGCAAACAGGCGCGTCCGTTGCGGTAGGGGTAGGAGGCAGCTTTGACGTTATTGCCGGAAAGGTACGGCGGGCCCCTCGATGGCTGCAGCGCCTGCACCTGGAATGGCTGGCCCGCCTGCTCCGGGAGCCTTCCCGCTGGCGCCGCCAGCTGATCCTGCCCAGGTTTGTCTGGATGGTAATAAAAAAGTACAGGCTCTAA
- the csaB gene encoding polysaccharide pyruvyl transferase CsaB — MPRVVISGYYGFDNIGDEAVLHAMLQALRAAVPGLEATVLSKDPVCTARQFSVRSVLRDNLGQVWRALREADLLISGGGGLLQDVTGPKSIIYYLSIVAMARLLGRPVFFYAQGIGPVHTTLGKNMVRIVANRVDAITVRDTDSREELTALGVTRPAIEVTADPVLGLDPALIDIARGKEILSSLGLGSGPVAGISVRPWKNAKGYLEVLARGADDLAALGWQVLLVPMHRNVDLDCCREVAARMSEPAFLLEKSADYMDILALTANLDLAIGMRLHFLIFSSLFGVPLVGIPYDPKVNRFLQSVGLPPGLSAEQLDYKELSARLAQVLAERAKLGSQLRERVAPLQKEALKNAELAAELLRGCGV; from the coding sequence ATGCCCAGGGTGGTTATATCAGGATACTACGGTTTTGACAACATCGGCGACGAGGCCGTATTGCATGCCATGCTGCAGGCTTTGCGGGCTGCTGTTCCCGGCCTGGAGGCGACCGTCCTGTCGAAGGACCCGGTTTGCACAGCCAGGCAGTTCAGCGTGCGCTCGGTTTTGCGCGACAACCTTGGGCAGGTATGGCGGGCGTTGAGGGAGGCAGACCTTTTAATCAGCGGGGGCGGCGGGCTTTTGCAGGATGTGACCGGACCCAAAAGCATCATCTATTACCTCAGTATTGTGGCCATGGCCAGGCTTCTGGGCAGACCCGTATTCTTTTACGCGCAGGGTATCGGTCCGGTTCATACCACCTTGGGCAAAAACATGGTCAGGATTGTAGCCAACCGGGTTGACGCAATAACCGTCCGTGACACCGACTCCAGGGAGGAACTGACAGCCCTTGGCGTGACGCGTCCGGCCATCGAAGTCACCGCAGACCCCGTCCTTGGCCTGGACCCTGCTCTGATTGACATTGCCAGGGGGAAGGAAATTCTCTCCTCGCTTGGTCTGGGCAGTGGTCCGGTGGCCGGCATTTCCGTGCGGCCGTGGAAAAATGCAAAGGGTTATCTTGAGGTTTTGGCGCGGGGTGCCGATGATCTGGCGGCCTTAGGATGGCAGGTCCTTCTGGTGCCCATGCACCGCAACGTCGACCTGGACTGTTGCCGGGAGGTGGCGGCCCGCATGTCTGAGCCCGCCTTTCTCCTGGAGAAAAGCGCCGATTATATGGACATCCTGGCATTGACGGCCAACCTGGACCTGGCCATCGGGATGAGGCTGCATTTTCTTATTTTCAGCTCGCTCTTTGGCGTTCCACTGGTCGGCATCCCTTACGATCCCAAAGTCAACCGCTTTCTTCAATCAGTCGGCCTGCCGCCCGGCCTCAGCGCCGAACAGCTTGATTATAAGGAATTGTCGGCGAGGCTCGCGCAAGTACTGGCGGAACGGGCAAAACTGGGTTCTCAGTTGCGGGAGCGGGTTGCGCCTTTGCAAAAAGAAGCCCTGAAAAATGCTGAACTGGCAGCTGAACTTTTACGCGGCTGCGGCGTCTAA
- a CDS encoding LCP family protein: MLKVRRRKLKRKAPFIICCLLLVALLAAGGYELFKNDILPPVIDDPNSPDFNKGNRLNVLLLGNDARGGENMARSDTIILASVDPKSKQMSLLSIPRDTRVNIPRHGWDKINSASVYGGTDMSMKVVSDLLGIPVKYYVQVNFNGFKDIVDALGGVTLDVEQDMNHYDPDDGGIYSINLKKGVQRLDGDKALQYVRFRDYAMGDIERTAHQQKFLVALAKEMLQPSTILKLPALVPEINKYVKTNLSLGDMMTLASAGKKLESGSIVAQTLPGRPINIDGGSYWGVDPDEAKQMVANLFNGETVTNVVLTTPLSGLPASAGTSGRSEQPEDEEASPATEQASSTSPPDQSEDKETTPAKPGQGSKNGSSDTSASDDGAITITPVDEDGEDEEETSGETESSSDPRTGSQTGKTGKSGVSQGDSAEGYNPGIPGTTKTSSSGRT, from the coding sequence GTGTTGAAAGTTAGAAGGCGAAAGCTCAAGCGCAAGGCGCCTTTCATCATATGCTGCCTGTTGCTGGTGGCCCTGCTGGCAGCAGGGGGCTACGAGCTGTTCAAAAATGATATCCTTCCGCCTGTAATCGATGATCCGAACAGCCCGGATTTTAACAAGGGAAACAGGCTGAATGTCCTTCTTTTGGGCAATGACGCCCGCGGCGGCGAAAATATGGCCCGGTCCGACACCATCATCCTGGCCAGCGTGGATCCCAAAAGCAAGCAGATGTCCCTGTTGTCCATCCCGCGGGACACCAGGGTAAATATCCCCAGGCACGGTTGGGACAAAATCAACAGCGCCTCCGTGTATGGCGGTACCGATATGTCCATGAAGGTGGTTTCGGACCTGCTGGGGATACCGGTCAAGTACTATGTCCAGGTCAATTTCAACGGCTTTAAGGATATCGTGGACGCGCTCGGCGGAGTCACGCTCGATGTCGAGCAGGATATGAACCACTATGACCCGGATGATGGCGGCATTTACTCGATTAACCTGAAAAAGGGCGTCCAGCGCCTGGATGGGGATAAGGCGCTGCAGTATGTTCGCTTCCGGGACTATGCCATGGGTGACATTGAGCGCACCGCGCACCAGCAGAAATTCCTGGTGGCCCTGGCCAAAGAGATGCTGCAGCCCAGTACCATTCTCAAGCTGCCGGCGCTGGTCCCGGAAATAAACAAGTATGTTAAAACCAACCTGAGCCTCGGCGATATGATGACCCTGGCCTCAGCCGGCAAAAAATTGGAAAGCGGTAGCATTGTGGCCCAGACATTGCCGGGGCGGCCTATAAATATTGACGGGGGAAGCTACTGGGGAGTAGATCCGGATGAAGCCAAGCAGATGGTGGCCAATCTTTTCAATGGGGAGACCGTAACCAACGTTGTCCTGACCACCCCGTTGAGCGGCCTGCCGGCGAGCGCCGGGACTTCCGGCCGGTCTGAACAGCCTGAGGATGAGGAAGCCTCACCGGCCACTGAGCAGGCATCTTCCACCTCCCCGCCGGACCAAAGCGAAGACAAGGAGACAACCCCCGCCAAGCCGGGGCAGGGGTCTAAAAACGGCTCCTCGGATACCTCTGCTTCAGACGACGGTGCGATTACCATCACGCCCGTTGACGAAGACGGGGAGGATGAGGAAGAAACTTCAGGCGAAACAGAGAGCAGCAGTGACCCCCGGACCGGCTCACAAACGGGCAAGACCGGTAAGAGCGGTGTTTCCCAGGGCGACAGCGCAGAGGGATATAACCCGGGCATCCCGGGAACAACTAAAACCAGCAGTTCAGGGCGAACTTAG
- a CDS encoding O-antigen ligase family protein codes for MAKAQVWQESLVGRLTAGTMRAWQQSAVYGWTYGTPAYSRQEAVRLSLLGRITTAAAGTLGRPLEITGAAIRRGLAESLFSKIKFPPVFNNSLALRSLAGIRVETLLWLVFSYILIDYALRESLGTTSSLASYWDELLLVATFLAWPVQMALRGKLTYRLTPLDLPILLYLAAAAFLFLVRSPQLEIAVEGVRVYVEYLFWFFVASNLLLNKRQVRALVNWLVLLGTLVALHGVYQYIIGVEIPSTWLDSTESVRTRVFSIVGSPNVLGSFLVLVIPITVSQVLSARGRLLKYFYALCLAPMVLSLFFTYSRGAWLAMAGALAIYGLLYNWRILLALAAAAYTAPKVIPGIASRIGYMLSPAYLLSSARAGRVARWNMALNKLQNHPLVGEGFGRFGGAVAARHIPSSNYVDNFYLKTAAESGLLGVAALLWLLLCGIRCALNSYRRLTDTYLKGLAMGLISGLLGVLLHNGVENIFEVPMMTVYFWLLLGMTAALPYLEGQETPPVD; via the coding sequence GTGGCCAAAGCACAGGTATGGCAGGAAAGTTTGGTTGGCCGCTTGACTGCGGGGACAATGCGGGCATGGCAGCAAAGCGCGGTTTACGGGTGGACTTACGGCACTCCAGCCTATAGCCGTCAGGAAGCGGTACGCCTTTCCCTGCTGGGACGGATAACAACTGCCGCTGCCGGGACTTTAGGGCGCCCGCTTGAGATAACCGGCGCAGCAATCAGGCGCGGTCTGGCCGAAAGCCTGTTTTCTAAAATCAAATTCCCGCCCGTGTTCAATAACAGCCTGGCCTTGCGCAGCCTCGCCGGTATCCGTGTGGAGACACTGCTGTGGCTGGTCTTTTCATATATCCTGATTGACTACGCATTGCGCGAGTCACTGGGAACTACCTCCTCTTTGGCAAGCTACTGGGATGAGCTGCTGCTCGTCGCCACTTTCCTGGCCTGGCCTGTGCAGATGGCCTTGCGGGGAAAGCTGACCTACCGTCTTACCCCGCTGGATTTACCAATACTGCTTTACCTGGCGGCAGCGGCCTTCCTTTTCCTGGTCCGCTCACCACAGCTCGAAATAGCCGTGGAGGGAGTGCGGGTTTATGTGGAGTACCTGTTCTGGTTCTTCGTGGCCAGCAACCTCCTGCTTAACAAGAGGCAGGTCCGGGCGCTGGTGAACTGGCTGGTACTGCTTGGCACGCTGGTGGCGCTGCACGGTGTCTACCAGTACATCATCGGGGTTGAAATACCGTCCACCTGGCTGGACAGCACGGAAAGCGTCAGGACCAGGGTCTTTTCCATCGTCGGCAGCCCCAATGTCCTGGGCAGCTTCCTGGTGCTGGTCATCCCCATCACGGTGAGCCAGGTCCTGTCCGCCAGAGGCAGGTTGCTGAAGTATTTTTACGCCCTTTGTCTGGCGCCGATGGTGCTGAGTCTCTTCTTTACCTATTCCCGCGGGGCCTGGCTGGCCATGGCCGGCGCCCTGGCTATTTACGGTCTGCTTTACAACTGGCGCATCCTGCTGGCCCTGGCGGCGGCCGCCTACACGGCGCCAAAGGTTATTCCGGGTATCGCCTCCCGCATCGGCTACATGCTGTCCCCCGCTTACCTGCTCAGCAGCGCCCGGGCGGGACGTGTAGCCCGCTGGAACATGGCTCTGAACAAGCTGCAAAACCACCCGCTGGTTGGCGAGGGGTTCGGCCGTTTCGGCGGAGCGGTCGCGGCCCGCCATATTCCCAGCAGTAATTACGTGGACAACTTTTACCTCAAGACAGCCGCCGAATCAGGCTTACTGGGCGTTGCCGCCCTGCTCTGGCTTCTTCTGTGCGGTATCCGGTGCGCCCTGAACTCCTACCGGAGGCTCACCGATACCTACCTGAAGGGGCTTGCCATGGGCTTGATATCCGGTCTATTGGGCGTCCTCCTGCACAACGGCGTGGAAAACATCTTCGAAGTCCCGATGATGACCGTCTACTTCTGGCTGCTTTTAGGCATGACCGCCGCGCTGCCCTACCTGGAAGGACAAGAGACCCCACCGGTAGACTAG
- a CDS encoding glycosyltransferase family 4 protein has product MGLIKVVHIIGGGEFGGAERHIINLAGALNPQMVEVTVCCLFSDPFVGIAAQAGLNAFDVTMRNRTDLSVVGKLASIIRNNNFDIVHTHGVRANLLGRLAARQANRKPVVTTVHSLLERDYPGFFRRQVNSITERATRGWTDQFIAVSQGLKAKLVAGGVPADRVTVIYNGIVIEDFSPSSETAGARTMLGYGPAVPLVGIVARLHPVKGHQYFLEAARIVLEQHPEVRFVVVGEGPQRPALEEMAGQLGIAGQVAFTGFVSEVRSVMADLDLLVISSLWEGFGLTAVEAMALGIPVVSTEVGGLPEVVLHGETGLLAPPANSAALAKNIIWMLEHPQAAAEMAKKASQVVGEKFTAQVMARRTEELYRRVAGCEN; this is encoded by the coding sequence GTGGGTTTGATCAAAGTTGTCCATATTATCGGCGGCGGTGAATTCGGCGGCGCCGAAAGACATATTATTAATCTGGCCGGGGCTCTTAATCCGCAAATGGTGGAGGTCACCGTTTGCTGTCTCTTTAGCGATCCCTTTGTAGGTATTGCCGCTCAAGCCGGGCTAAATGCCTTTGACGTGACCATGAGAAACAGGACTGATTTGAGTGTGGTGGGCAAGCTGGCTTCTATCATCCGCAACAATAATTTTGATATCGTCCATACCCATGGTGTTAGAGCCAACCTGCTGGGCAGGCTGGCCGCCCGCCAGGCCAATAGAAAGCCGGTGGTGACGACCGTGCACAGCCTTCTGGAAAGGGATTACCCGGGTTTCTTCAGGCGGCAGGTCAACAGCATTACCGAACGGGCCACGCGAGGCTGGACCGACCAATTTATCGCGGTTTCCCAGGGACTCAAGGCAAAGCTGGTTGCCGGCGGCGTTCCGGCCGACCGGGTTACGGTGATCTATAACGGCATTGTCATAGAGGACTTCAGTCCTTCCTCAGAAACAGCCGGCGCGAGGACTATGCTCGGCTATGGTCCTGCCGTGCCGCTGGTGGGTATCGTGGCCCGCCTGCATCCTGTCAAGGGACATCAATATTTTTTAGAGGCGGCCAGGATTGTCCTGGAGCAGCATCCGGAGGTCCGCTTTGTAGTGGTGGGCGAGGGGCCCCAGCGGCCGGCCCTTGAGGAGATGGCCGGTCAACTTGGCATAGCAGGCCAGGTTGCGTTTACCGGATTTGTATCTGAGGTGCGTTCTGTGATGGCGGATTTGGACCTGCTGGTGATATCGTCGCTCTGGGAGGGCTTTGGTCTGACAGCGGTTGAGGCTATGGCGCTGGGCATACCCGTAGTTTCAACCGAAGTCGGCGGGCTGCCTGAGGTGGTATTGCACGGGGAAACCGGCTTGTTGGCGCCGCCTGCCAATTCGGCGGCCCTGGCCAAAAATATCATCTGGATGCTGGAACATCCGCAGGCAGCCGCGGAAATGGCTAAAAAAGCAAGTCAAGTCGTTGGCGAAAAATTCACAGCCCAGGTCATGGCACGCCGTACGGAGGAGTTATATCGCCGGGTAGCGGGGTGTGAAAATTGA
- a CDS encoding glycosyltransferase: protein MRGETIVCLSAANWEGMWARAQQFMSIFAGQGNRVLYVDPPITYLSPLKNPELRKQPHDHVRSVDDRIRVYSPPVLLPFGNIYRVVNRFNQRILAAGLKRVCRELGWQPTIYWTYLPNTVDLPLSRDLLLVYDCADEHTAFPGLIKRETVAGMERELFGRANVTLTSAGELYQSKKDQAPDLLLAPNGADVTHFNKALQPELEIPPEIASLPRPVAGYVGAVSRWLDQELLAAAARTHPEWSLVLIGPVDTDVTILKALPNVHLLGRKSYATLPSYLKGLDLALIPFKINELTRGVNPVKLYEYLAAGKPVVSSDLPEVRPFQPAIAVYRNQPEFLKKMEEELAKDSPQKAAGRLRLAEENSWQARAAVIEEEIARKLGVERRKQGDGSFYS from the coding sequence TTGAGAGGAGAAACGATTGTCTGCCTTTCGGCCGCCAACTGGGAAGGCATGTGGGCCCGGGCGCAACAATTCATGTCTATCTTTGCCGGCCAGGGCAACCGGGTGCTCTACGTTGACCCTCCCATCACGTATCTCTCCCCCCTGAAGAATCCTGAACTGCGCAAACAGCCCCATGACCATGTACGCAGTGTTGATGACCGGATCCGGGTTTACAGTCCTCCGGTATTATTGCCGTTCGGCAACATCTACCGGGTAGTAAACCGTTTCAACCAGCGGATACTTGCCGCCGGCCTGAAAAGAGTCTGCCGTGAACTGGGGTGGCAGCCCACCATATACTGGACCTACCTGCCCAACACGGTGGACCTGCCGCTGTCGCGGGACCTCCTGCTGGTATATGATTGCGCGGATGAACACACGGCCTTTCCCGGACTCATTAAGAGGGAAACCGTGGCGGGCATGGAAAGGGAACTGTTTGGCCGCGCCAACGTCACGCTAACCAGCGCCGGCGAGTTGTACCAGAGTAAGAAAGACCAGGCGCCGGACCTGTTATTGGCTCCCAACGGCGCCGATGTCACGCATTTCAACAAAGCCCTGCAGCCCGAACTGGAGATCCCGCCGGAAATAGCCTCCCTGCCCCGTCCGGTCGCCGGTTATGTTGGGGCGGTGAGCCGGTGGCTGGATCAGGAGCTGCTGGCAGCGGCGGCCCGTACGCACCCGGAATGGTCGCTGGTGTTGATCGGGCCTGTCGATACCGACGTGACGATTCTAAAGGCGTTGCCCAACGTCCACCTCCTGGGCCGCAAGAGTTACGCGACCCTTCCTTCCTACCTGAAAGGCCTGGACCTGGCCTTGATCCCGTTTAAAATCAACGAACTGACGCGAGGAGTGAACCCGGTTAAGCTTTATGAATACCTTGCTGCCGGCAAACCCGTGGTTTCCTCAGATTTGCCCGAGGTGCGTCCTTTCCAGCCTGCTATTGCGGTTTACCGTAATCAGCCGGAGTTTTTGAAAAAGATGGAGGAGGAACTGGCCAAAGATTCACCGCAAAAAGCAGCCGGGCGGCTGCGGCTGGCTGAGGAGAATTCCTGGCAGGCCAGAGCCGCGGTCATTGAAGAGGAGATTGCCCGCAAATTGGGCGTAGAGCGTAGGAAGCAGGGGGACGGTTCTTTTTATTCCTAA
- a CDS encoding DUF4330 domain-containing protein: MKLVDEKGKLFGLINIVDFLVLLAVLLVLGGAAYKLKGGTGGDTASKTVRVTVLAPGIRPEMLTSIKVGDRMASGSSFTNVVIKDIKIRPAYSITTDSAGRRVEATDPYLKDLIVVVEGKTNISGATINLGDQEIRRSKDYYIKSLDYEFKGMILDVTIE, translated from the coding sequence ATGAAACTAGTTGACGAAAAAGGAAAACTTTTTGGGTTGATTAATATTGTTGACTTCCTGGTTCTGTTAGCTGTACTGCTGGTCCTGGGCGGGGCCGCCTACAAATTAAAGGGGGGGACCGGCGGCGACACTGCCAGCAAGACGGTCAGGGTGACTGTTCTCGCCCCGGGCATCAGGCCTGAAATGCTGACCAGCATCAAAGTAGGTGACAGGATGGCGTCAGGCTCCAGCTTCACCAACGTGGTTATCAAGGACATCAAAATCCGGCCGGCTTACAGTATTACCACGGACAGCGCCGGGCGGCGGGTGGAAGCGACCGACCCGTATTTAAAGGATTTGATTGTCGTAGTTGAGGGGAAAACCAACATCTCCGGCGCCACCATCAACCTCGGGGATCAGGAAATCCGCAGGAGCAAGGATTACTATATCAAGTCCCTTGACTACGAATTCAAGGGCATGATCCTGGACGTGACTATTGAATAA
- the fabZ gene encoding 3-hydroxyacyl-ACP dehydratase FabZ translates to MLDINQIQSILPHRYPFLLVDRIVAVEEGRKVVGIKNVSVNEPFFQGHYPGYPVMPGVLIIEAMAQVGATLLLLMPEFAGKIPLFAGIDKARFRRQVVPGDRLRIEVEIRKLRGRVGKSYAAAYVDEEMAAEAELMFAIPLEKT, encoded by the coding sequence TTGTTGGATATTAACCAGATTCAGTCAATATTGCCCCACCGCTACCCTTTTCTTCTTGTTGACAGGATCGTTGCCGTGGAGGAAGGGCGCAAGGTGGTGGGGATTAAGAACGTCAGCGTCAATGAACCGTTCTTTCAAGGACATTACCCCGGTTATCCGGTTATGCCGGGGGTATTGATTATAGAGGCCATGGCCCAGGTGGGAGCGACGCTCCTTTTATTAATGCCTGAATTTGCCGGGAAGATTCCTCTTTTTGCCGGGATTGACAAAGCGCGCTTTCGCCGGCAGGTGGTACCGGGCGACCGGCTGAGAATTGAAGTGGAAATCCGCAAACTGCGCGGGCGGGTCGGTAAAAGTTACGCCGCTGCTTATGTGGATGAGGAAATGGCTGCCGAGGCCGAGCTGATGTTTGCGATACCTTTGGAGAAAACGTAA